The nucleotide sequence GATGGACGGCTCGGTGTCGACGCTGGCGCCGATCTTCGCCACCGCGTTTGCCACCCAGGACACCTGGACCACGTTCCTGGTCGCGCTGGCCGCCTCGGTCGGCGCCGGCATCTCGATGGGCTTTACCGAAGCCGCGCACGACGACGGCGTGATCTCGGGCCGCGGCTCGCCGATCAAGCGCGGCTTTGCCTCCGGCATCATGACGGCGGCCGGCGGCCTCGGCCACGCGCTGCCCTACCTCATCCCGCATTTCTGGACCGCCACCGCCATCGCCGGCGCCGTGGTGTTCGTCGAACTGTGGGCGATCGCCTGGATCCAGAACCGATACATGGAGACGCCGTTCTGGCGCGCGGCGTTCCAGGTGGTGCTGGGCGGCAGCCTGGTGCTGGCGGCGGGCATCCTGATCGGCGGCAGCTGAGCTGCCGACTCGCCGCCGGCGGGCCGGCGGCGGCGGGGATGCCGATCGGTGAAAAGACGGTCGCGATCTGTCATGCTCGAGGTGGACGCCGGCGGTGTCCGGCTGGTATAGGCCGGCGGACTTCATGCCGCGTTGCATGAATCGCCGCCGGCGCGGCCGTCGGGCCGGGCACGCTCCTCACCAGGTCCGTCTCGCCATGCGTCTTGGCCTGATCCGACATTTCGAAGTTGCCCACGGCCAGCCCCAGGGCTGGCTGTCCGTCGCCGACATGGCCAAATGGATCGACGACTACGAGCTGGCCGGGGTTCGGCAGAAGCCGGTCGACCTCGGGGAGCGGCCGTGGCGGCATTGCATCTCGTCCACCGCGCCGCGGGCCTTGGCCACCGCCCGCGCGCTTTATCCGGGCGAGATCGAGACCACGCCATTCCTGTGCGAGCCCAAGCTCAACCCGTTTCGCACCGGCGACCTCAGGCTGCCCTACGCCGGCTGGCGCTGGCTGCTGCGGCTGGCGTGGTTTTCGTCCCACGGCTCCCAGATCGACGTGAAGCGGACCTTTCTCGCCAATATCGAGGCGATCGCCGACCGGCTGATGGACGCGCCCGACGACACGCTGGTGGTGAGCCACGCCGGCGCCATGATGATGCTGCGCAAGGCGCTGATCCGACGTGGCTTTTCCGGCCCCCGCTTCGGCATCGCCGAGTGCGGCCGGCTCTATGTCTTCACCCGAGCCGGATGACGGGGCGGCTGCCGGCGGCTACCATGCCCGCCATGAGCCACGCCCCCGTGCCGGCCTCGTCCCCGTGCCGCCGAAGGGCCGCCGCGCCGCGGCTTCCACGTCGTCGACGTGGAGCGCATGGTGGCGTGCGGCCTGATCGCGTCGAGTCGTTGCCGTCCGTTGCATAGTCACGCCGCTCGCAGCGCCGGAGCTGGCTGCGGCTGGCTGACCTCGAAATCATGGACGAGAAGCCATGTCTGCCGAGTTTCTGCTCACCGCCCTCATCATCGTCGCTTCGCCCGGCACCGGCGTGCTCTACACCCTGGCCTACGGCCTTAGCTGCGGGCGGCGCGCCGCCGTCATCGCCGCGCTCGCCGGCACGCTCGGCATCGTGCCGCACATCGCCGCCGCCATCGCCGGGCTGGCGGCGCTGCTTCACACCAGCGCGCTGGCGTTCGAGACGGTGAAGTATGCCGGCGTCGCCTATCTATTGTGGATGGCGTGGCAGACGCTGAAGGAAAGCGGGGCGCTGGCGGTGGGCGGCGCTGACGATCTGCCGGCGGGGCGCATCATCGCCCGCGGGGTGACGATCAACCTGCTCAATCCCAAGCTCTCGATCTTCTTCCTCGCCTTCCTGCCGCAGTTCGTCGAGGCCGGCGAGGCCCACCCGGTCGCCCGCATGTTGGAGCTGTCCGGCGTATTCATGGCGATGACGTTCGTGGTGTTCGCGATCTACGGTGTCGCTGCCGCGGCGGCGCGCACCTATGTCGTCGGCCGGCCCACGGTGATGTCGTGGCTGCGCCGCTCGTTCGCCGCCGCGTTCGTCGCGCTCGGCGCCAGGCTGGCGCTGGCGGAGCGGTGAGGGGGGTCACCCGATGGCGTCGAGCAGCGGTTCGTTGCCGGTGCGCTTGTGCCAGCCGTCGAACCACACCAGATCGTGCAGCGGTAGGCGCGTCCGCCACCCCGCCACTTCGAGTTCCGGCTTGGCGTAGAAGTGGGTGACGCTGCCGACGCAGAGATAGGCGATCGGCTGAATCTCGGGCGGGATGCCGAGCACCTCGCGCAGCGCGTTGTAGTCGAGGATCGACACCCAGCCGACGCCGAGGTTCTCGGCGCGGGCGGCGAGCCAGAGGTTCTCCACCGCGCACACCGCGCTGTAGAGGTCCATTTCCGGCTGGTGGGTGCGGCCGAGCACCACCTTGCCGGCGCGGGCGCGGTCGCAGGTGATGCAGATGCCGACCGGGGCGTCGAGGATGCCTTCGAGCTTGAGGCGGCGGTAGCGCTCGCGCTGCTCGTTCTCGAACATCTCGGTCGCCTCGGCCTGGGCGCAGGCGAAGGCGGCGTGCACCTTCTTCTTCACCGCCGGGTCGCGGATGACGATGAAGTCCCACGGCTGCATGAAGCCGACCGAGGGGGCGTGGTGGGCGGCTTCGAGCAGCCGCGCCAGCACCTCGTCCGGCACCGGGTCGTGGCGGAACTGGCCGCGCACATCGCGCCGGGTGTGGATACAGCGATAGACCGCAACGCGCTCGTCGAGCGTGAAAGCCGGGTCGTACTGGATCGGCGTGTCGGTGGCGTCGCGCATGGCCATGGCTTGTCTCTCGCGGCGTGCAATCATCTTCGCACGGACGTTCAGGTGCACGTGGGAACAGGGTCGAACATCCGGCGACGTAAGTCCGTTTGAATTGCGGAAACTGGATGGCATCCGGTTTGGGCAATCAGGCACAGCGGCGGGTACTCTAGGCCAGCATTCGACGCACGGGGATTCGACGAACGCCGGGGAGGATTTCGCCGGAGGCGCGGTGATTACCCCCGAAATGTAACACGGCAATCAAAAAGAATTGTGCCGGGCAGGCATTGCACAGTTTCCGCACCTTGCGGCTTCGACCTTGGGAAAAATCGCCAAACCCCATTCCATCCGGAGCAAAACTCCCCACATCAGCGACGGAAGCTTCGCTCGTGTGAGGAGAACCGACCGGGGGTGCGACGACACGTCAGGGTGTAGTCCGCGTGCGGCGCCTTACCCTTGACACACCGGTTCGTCATTGTTCTCAAAACGAGCATAAGACCGGCAACAGCTTCTTTGCTCCCCCAACCCCCGACTGCAAAGAGGACGTACATGATCAACGAATCGATGGCTCGCGAACGAACGCGATGGCGTGGTGCCGCATTCGCTGATGGTTTCACCGGCGATATCAGCACCCTTCTGGCAGAGACCCAGACCCGTCATGCCGAGTCCAGCGCCCGCGCTGCGGCACGCCCGGCCGGCTATGTCGCCATCGTTGCCGGCAAGCCCGGCAACTACCGCGTCGTGCTGCCGGACCTGCCGCACTGCACCGCAAAGGGCGACACCATGGATGCCGCCCTGGCCGACGCCGCGGTTGTGGTGCGCCACTGGTGCGAGGCCGCGCTCGACCGCGGCGAGCCGCTGCCCGAGCCGCGCTCGGCCGACGAGGCCGTGCATGGCGATCCGCAGGTGGTGCGGCTGCTCGGTGAGGACAGCGCGCTGGCGCTGGTGCCGTTGCTGCCCGAGGTGGCGGTGACCCGCACCATTGAACTCGCGCTGGACGTCGACCTGGTGGCGGCGGTGGACGAGGTCGCCGAGGCGGCCGGCGTCGCCCGCACTGACTTCATTGCCCTCGCGCTGGAGGCGGCGCTGGCGCAACATGCCGAGCCGGTCGGCACCTAACGCGGCGGCGGGCCCGATTGGATCCGGGGTCCGCTCCAAGCTGAGATTGCCCCAACAGCAGGTCCCGCAAGCTGGCAATGGGATTTGCGGAAGACGCCCATCATAACGACGGATCTTGCTCGAATCCTCCGGCAAGTCTGTTCAAGCGTTCGCCGGCCGCGGGTGCACCCGCGGCCGGCCCTTGGCGCAGGGGCCGAGCGGCAGCGGGCGGTCGACAATGATGAAGTTGTCGCCCGGCAGCAGATCGCCGATCAGCCGCAATCGCTGGCCTTCGAACGCCGACACATCGACCGGACGGCCGTCACGGTTGAGAAGACGGATGATGTGGCGACCGGCGACATCGGCGCCGTCGACCACGCCGCCGTTATAGGTCTTGCGCACCGGGCCTGACGCGTCGGCCGCGCCGGCTTGAAGCCCGAGCGCGACGATCAGAGCAATCCGGACCATGCCGCCCTCCCACACGTGCCGTTTGCAAGTGTGATGCGCGTCGCCACGGCGCGACATGCGGAGGATCAACCGCGCTACGTTGGGGGAGCGAAAAGAGAAACCCCGCCGCATGAAGCGGCGGGGTGGGCCGGTCGGGCATCACGGGGAGGTGATTCATCTGCACCGAGGGGGCTTGGTGCAGGACGAAACCGGCCAGTTTTCGTCTCCGAACACCAACGCAAATTGGCACCCGGCGGAGGACTTCGAGCGAGGGACTTCACACAGCAAACGTCGTCTCGAACTGCAGGCTCGGCGCCGCACAATTCGGAACCGCGATTATGGGCCGCACCGGCGGGGGCAGGCGCGGCCCATGTCCGTGGCGGTACCCGATGGCGCACCGCAACGGTCTTCCCGGCGGCGAGCGGGGGCATCGCCGCGTTGTTTTCGGCGCGTCACCTGGCCCGATCGCTCGGGGGTGGCGCCGCGATTGCGTCGACTGGTACAGCCGGCTGCCGAGCGTGGGGCCGGCAGCTCTGATCCGGTCGACGAGGTGTTCGATCGGCGCTAGGTGTATCGCGGACGATCAAATCGTGTGATAAATATCGCAGGGCCGGGATCAGCTGTCAAGCGCTTGCGATTGTATTGCGTACGATTTATCGGTAGGGCGGCGACGCGCCGCACCCCGGCGTGGCGACCGAGCAGGAGAGCGCGCATGGCCGCGGGGGTATCGCCGAACCCGCCCGACGACGGGCCCTTTCTCGGCGATTTCGTTTGTTTCTCGATCTATTCGGCCGCGCTGGCGTTCAACCGCGTCTACAAGCCGCTGCTGGCCGACATGGGGCTGACCTACCCGCAATATCTGGTGATGGTGGTGCTGTGGGAGGAGGACGGCCGCACCGTTGGCGGCATCGGCGAGGTGCTGTCGCTCGATTCCAGCACGCTGACGCCGCTGCTCAAGCGGCTTGAAGGCATGGGGCACCTCTCCCGCGCTCGCGACGACGCCGACGAGCGGGTGGTGCGGGTGCGGCTCACCCCGGGCGGCCGGGCGCTGCGGGCCAAGGCGCGGGTGGTGCCAGGCTGCATCCTGGAGGCCACCGGCATGTCGCTGGAGGAGCTGCGCCGGCTGCAGGGCGAAATCGACGCGCTACGGCGCAATCTGGAAGTCGCCAACCGCTGAAGCGGGTTTCCGCACGCTTCTTCGCCCTCGCGGATCATGGGTACCGGATTTCGCGGCTTCGCCGCTTGTCCGGGACGACAGCGCGAGGTCTCGGCCGGGGCCGGCCGGCCTCGGATGTCGGCGGCACGGCGCCTTGGCGCGCACTGCGCACGGTTTCTGTTCAGACGAACGTGCCGTGGCTTTGCGCCGACCACAGCTCGACCGCGCGGTCGAGTGCGTCCGGGAACAGGCGCTGCCGCGACACCAGCCAGGCCGGATAGATGTCGGTGGAGCGCACCAGCTTCATCACCCGGTCGGGGTGGATGCCGAGGCCGAAAACGTCGAGCATCGTCAGAAGCTTGGCAGCGGCGAGCACGACAGGGAGCGGCACCAGCACGGTGCGGGCCTTGGGGAAATGGCGCCGGATCAGCGTCTCGACGATCTGCTCAAGCGTGTAGCGCTGCGGGTAGGCGGCGTTGAACAGGGTGACGGATTCCGGCTGCGACCGCGCGAACTCGATCGCCTCGAGCAGGTCCTGCACATAGATGCAGGCCTTGATGGTGTCCTTCCGCCCCGGATAGACGAAGACGCCTTTCTTCAGCAGCGCGGCGAGGCGGGCGAAATTGCCGCCTTCGCCGGGGCCAAACACCACGGCTGGCCGCACGATCACCAACCGGCGGTCGGGCGCTGCCTCCTGCCAGTGGCGGTGGAGGCGCTCGGCAATCAGCTTGGAATGGCCGTAGGCCGATTCCGGCGCCGGCGGGCTGGCCTCGGTCTTGGTGTCCTCGCTTGGGCCGTAGACCGAGATCGAACTGGTGAACACGATCTCGCGGGCGCCGCTGCGGGCGGCGAAGCGGGTGACCTCCAGCGCGCCGAGGATGTTGGTGTCGTAATAGTCGTGGGTGGGATGGCCAGGCGTCGTGTGCACTGCGGCGAAATTGTAGATGCGCGCCACCGGCCGCCCGAGGTCCAGCCCGGCGAGGTCGCGCACGTCGCCGATGCGGTAGTCGACCCCCGCCAGGGTTTCACGTGGCGGCAGCAGGTCGATGGAGACGACGTCGTCTGCACTGTCCGCGGCAAGATGACGAACGAGGTGAGTTCCAACGAACCCCGATCCCCCGAAAACGACGACGGCGTCATTCATGCGGATATCTCTGGATTGCCGTGCGGCACAAGCCGGCCACGGGAACACCGGGCGTCCACCAGGGACCAGATCTCCGGATTCGACAAGGTCGCCATGTTATCGCGGCGAACGAAATCTGAAAGCCGCGATCTCGGCATTCGAGCCGTAAGCGAACCAGTTCGGCCGCCCGGCCGGTGCGACGGTACGGTCGGTTGGCCCGCACCGGATTGTCCGGTATCAATGAGCCACAACCGAAGGTGCGATTCGAAACGCCAAGATGCCGCGTTGCGGCAGGGCGGGCCAACGGAACCAACGGCAGCGGGGGACCGAAGCCTTTCGTCATGGTGAACTGGGGGCTCATCTTCCGAACGCGCGATCCGGATCGCGACCGTGCCACCGATGCCGCGCGCATTGCCGCGGTGCAGGCGGCGCTGGCGCAGGCGATCGAGAGCGCGTGCCGCGAGCGGGACGGCCTCAGCCGTCGCCTGGAGGATGTGCGCGCCCGCGCCGCGTTTCTCTATGACGATCAGGACGCCTCCCACGAAGGGCGGCTCGGCGCGCTTGAGGAGCAGATGGTGGTGGGCGCTCGCCGTCTCGCCGACCTCACCTACCAGATCGCCGCCTTCGAGGCGCTGCATGCCGAAGCCGGAAATGTCCTCGCGGGGGCGCCCTCGTCCAGCGTTATGCCCTGAGCAGGTGGCCCCGGCCGCCGCGGTCGCCTCTGCGTCCCAGCTTTGGTAGTGTGGCCGGACAATCGCGCTCTGGTGGGCTGTTGGCTGGGGCTCGCCGTTTCCGCCTGCCGGGGTGAAACGCGGTTCGCACGGACGCGGGATGCGCCGAGGTGGTCGATGCCGGTCTATGTTTGGTCGCGGCTGAAGATGCTCGTGCTAAGCCACGGCGGGCGACCGAAAATCAACGGGCGGGTGTGGTTCCGCGGCTACGGCACCTTGATGTTCGGCGACGGCGTCGTCATCGACGCCAGCCGGTGCCCGGTCGAACTGCACGTCGAACGGGGGGCGCGGCTTGAGATCGGCAATGGGGTGGTGATCTCGTCGGGCGCCTCGCTGGAGGCGACCGGTGCGGTGGTGGTCGGCGACGGCTGCCGCATCGGCGCGTTCTGCAAGATCCTCGACAACAACTTCCACCCGCTGCGGGGCGACCGGCTGGTGCAGCCAAAGCCGGTTCCGGTGCGGATCGGCGCGAACGTGGTGCTGGAGGACAACGTCATCCTGCTGCCGGGCGCCCGGCTCGGCGACAATGTGCGGGTGCAGGCGGGCTCGGTGGTGTCGCGGGCGATTCCGCCGGACGCTGTGGTGTCCGGCTTTCCCGCCCGCGTGGTCGGACGGGCGGGACCGCGGTCATGACGCCGCCATTGCTGAAACGGGCCGGCGGCTGGGGTCTGCGTACGTTCTATCGCTGGCGCACCCGGCTCGTCCTGCGCGGCTGCGAGCTGGCGAGCGGAGCCTATGCCGAAGGCGAGGTGCGGGTGTCGGGGCCGGGTTCCATCCGCATCGGCCGCAACGCGGTGCTGCTCGACGGCATTGCGCCGACCGAGCTGGCAAGCGGCGCCGGCGCCGAGATCGTCATCGGCGCGAACACGGTTCTGAACTATGGCGCGCGGCTCAGAGCGACGTCGTCGGTCCGCATCGGTGCCAACTGCCTGATCGCCTCGTTCGTGGTGCTGGACGACGCAGCGGCCGATTTCGGCCCGCCGGCGCCGATCGAGATCGAGGACGGGGTGTGGATCGCCCATGGCGCGGTGATCGCGCCGGGGGTGCGGGTTGGCCGCGGCGCCGTGGTGGCGGCCGGCAGCGTGGTGCGCCGCGACGTGCCGGCGGAGATGCTGGCGATGGGCAATCCGGCGCGGTGCTTTTCGCTCGATCTGGTGCCGGGCCAAAAGCCGTAGCTGCGCGCCGCAACTGATCGGCCAGAATTCGAAACACTGACTCAACGTGTCCGGCTGGATCGATCGGATCGGCTAATCGAGGCCGGCGAGAAACGCCACGAATCGCGGCGACACCGCGTTTCGGCCGAGCGCGTTCAAATGGGCGCCGTCGTCGGTGTAGTCGGGGACGAGGCACGGCACGCGCTGGTCGCCGGCGGACACGGTGCATTGGCTGCCGTCGGGCTTGGTGGATTCCGCCACGGCGAGGTCGAACAGCCGTCCGCTGCCGGCATATTCGCGCCGGAGCAGCTCGTTGAAGGCGTTGCGCTTGGCATTGGCGGGGTCGTAGCGCCCCAGCGCCTGCTTGATCATCGCCTTGATGCCCTGCTCGGGCGCCATCAGCGGCGCGGTGACATGCGCGAATGTCGTCTTGGGGTAGGCCTGCGCCAGCTCGGCCATGGTCCGCTTGTAGCGCTCGAACAGGCCGGCGACGTCGCTGTCCTTGTCGAAATCGGCATAGCAGAACTTGAAGAACGCGACGTTGGCGTGGTCGCCGATTCCGCCGCGCACCAGATGCTCGAACGCCTCGAGCTTGGAGAGCGGGTTGCCGTTCTGGCCAAGCTCGGCGTGGAGAAGGCCCGGCCCTTCGGCATCCGCGGTCTTGATCTCGCGGATGGGCCACCTTGCCGCCGGGTGCGCCTTCAACGTCGCCTCGATCCCCTGGATGATGTTCCAGCCGACCGACTGATGGCCGAAGAAGATGGTTCGCGCGGCGAGCTTGTCGATGTCGGCGTCAGCGACCTCCTGGGCCGCGAGCGGCCGCGGGGCGCCGGCGCAGGCGAGGCTCGCCACCACCAGCAGCGGCAGCGATGCGACCGCCCGTCTTGGCAGGCGCGAACGAAGCTGGGAGAGGAGCCCGCTCAGGCCGGCCGACGCGCGCAGCGTGGCAGGGAGGGGAAGAAGGGCGGTGAGGTATTGCATGTCGACCTTCTCTGCTGTGGCGAGTCAAAGGGGGTTCGGGATCGCGCCGTGCTCTCGGAGCGAGAGTCGTTGTGGCGACCAACGCGGTCGCCACCGGACGGGTACCGATGCCGGGCCGAAATGGCGCGCGGGTTCCCACGGCGGCGCATCGGGTTCAGCCCGCCGGTCCGGCCAGCAGCGGCGCGGCGTGCAGATAGACCGAGACGCGGCGCTTTGCGGCGATATCGCGCCACACCTGCTCGATCTGCTCGACCGACAAGCCGAGCGCCGGCGCCGCCACGTCGGCCGGCACGGCGTGGTCGAGCGCGTAGAGGCACAGGTCCATGCGGTCGTACGGCAGCGAGAAATAGAACTCCTCCTGGGTCTGCGGCAGCGACCAGGTGTCGGTGGTGGGCGGCCGCCGCCGGATCTCCTCCGGAATGCCGAGGTGCTCGGCCAGCTGGTAGACTTGGGTCTTGAACAGATGGGCGATCGGCTTGAAGTCGGCGGCGCCGTCGCCGTTCTTGACGAAGAAGCCCTGGTCGTGCTCCAGGCGGTTGGGCGTGCCGGCGACCGCAAAGCCGAGGCGGTCGGCGTGGTAGTATTCGAGCTGCTTGCGGGTGCGCTGCTTCATGTTGGTCGCGGCGACAATGCCGAGATAGGCCTCCAGCGGCAGCCGCACCGTGCGCTGCTCGCCGCCCGGCGACTGCACCACCAGCGACGACAGGTGATAGCCGCCGCCGAGCACGTCGGCGATCGTGACCTTGCAGCTCCAGCCTGCTTCGAACTCCGGCACCACGCTGCGGATGAACGCATCGCGCCGCCGGTAGCAGCCGGCCGCCTCCAGCGCCGGCGCGATGTCCTCGACCACGGCCTTGATGCCGAGCTGTTCGGCCAGCATCCGGCCCAGCCGCAGGCTGTCGTCCTCGGAGTCCTTCTCCGGCATGAACAGCCCCAGCACCTTGTCCGGACCGAGCGCCCGTACGCACAGCGCGGCGGTGACGCTGGAGTCGATGCCGCCCGACAGCCCGACCACGGCGCCGCGCCGGCGCAGGGTGCGCAGCACCTGGGTTCGGACCAGTTCGGCGATGCGGGCGGTTTCTGCCGCGGCGTCGATCGCCAGCACGTCCGGGCCGAACGGACGCTGCGGCGGGACGCCGGGCCGGTCGGTGCCGGCCATTGCGGATAAGGTCATGTCGCAGCCTCCAGCGCGGGGGTCGTCACAGCACGGCGATCGATCTTGCCGTTGTCGGATTTGGGGAGGGTGTCGCGAAACTCCACCTCCTTGGGGACCATGAAGTCCTCAAGGTGGCGGGCGCAGTGGCGGATCACATCCTGACCGGTCAGCGCGCCGGGCTCGGCCACCACGATCGCCTTGATCGCGGTGCCGAGAACGGCATCGTCGATGCCGACGACGACGACCTCGTGCACGCCGGGCAGGGCGTGGATCACGGTCTCGACCTCCTTCGGGCTCACCTTCTCGCCGCGGGTCTTGATGATGTCGTCCTTGCGGCTGACGAAATAGAGAAAGCCCGCGGCGTCGGTGCGGAACAGATCGCCGGTGTGGAGCACCTTTTCCCATTCGAACGGGCCGGGCCGCAGCGACCGCGCCGTCGCCTCGGGGTTCTCCCAATAGCCCTTCATCACGTGCGGGCCGCGGATCACCAGTTCGCCGACGACGCCGGGTGCAACCGGCCGGCCGTCGTCGTCCACCACGGTGGCCTCGGTGCCGGGAATGGCGATGCCGACCGAGTCCGGGCGCGCCTTGAGCTCGTGCGGCGGCAGATAGGTGCCGCGGGTGCACTCGGTCTGGCCGTACATCGAGAACAACTCGGCGTCGGGGAATCGCTCGGCGAGCCGCGTGAGCTGCGAGGGCGCCAGCGGCGCGGAGGCGGTGGTGAGATAACGCAAATGCGGCAGCCGACCGGGGCCGAAGTCCTCGATCCGCAGCAGCACGGCCACCATGGTCGGCACCAGCGGCAGGCCGGTGACGTGTTCCGCTGCGGCCTTCTGCAGCACCGCCTGCGGGAACGCGAAGGACTTCTCCAGCACCAGCGTCGCGCCGGTCTTAACCGTCACCAGCACTTGGTAAAGGCCGTAATTGAACGAGACCGGCAGCACGCTGAGCACGATGTCGTCGGCGGTGTTGCCGAGATAGCTCGCAATGGCGGTGGCGGCGGCGACGATGGCCTGGTGCGTCATCATCACCCCCTTGGGCAATCCGGTCGAGCCCGAGGTGTAGATCAGCATCGCCAGGTCGAGCCCGATGCCGGGTCTGGGCGGTGGCGCACACGCGGCGGCGAGCGCGTCCTCGAGCCGCAGCCAGCGGTCCGGGACATCGCCCATGGCGTTGGCGACCACCGTCACCTTGACGGTGGCGGACGATGCGATGGCCTTGTGCGCCACCGCGCCGAGGCGGCCGCCGGTGATCAGGGCGCTGGCGCGGCAATCGTTGAGCAGGAAGGCGACTTTTTCGGCCTTGGTCGAGGGGTTGATCGGGCAGAACACCGCCCCGGCCTTGAGCGCGGCGAAGATCGCGATCACCGCCTCGGCGCAATTGTCGAGAAACACCACCACGCGGTCGCCGCGCTGGATGCCGTGGCGGATCAACGCCGCCGCCAGCCGGTCGGACGCGTGGTCGAGGTCGCGATAGCTCAGCCGTCGCTCGCCCGCGATCAGCGCGATCTTGTCGGGCTGCGCCGCTGCGCTGGCGATGAGGAAGTCTTCGACCCGCATATCGGTCTCCTGACCCCGGCGGTGGCGGCGATAGCGCGCTCAGGCCGCCGTGGCCGCTTGGGCTCGCCGGGCGACGTAGGCGTCGATGCGCTCGATGGAGTCGAGATTTTCCGGGACGACATCGCCATCGGCGACGGCGATGCTGAACTCTTCCTCAAGGAAGGCGACCAGTTCGAGAATGCCGGTGGAGTCGATAAGACCGGCGTCGATCAGCGACTCCGCGTCGTCGATGGCGGTGCGGTCCTCGCGGAACAGGAAATTGTCCTCGATGAACTGGCGGATTTTGGCGCGGCGTGTGGTCGGCATGGCGGCTCCCTCTAGGCTGCCTGGGGTGGCTCGGCGGAAGCGCTCGTCCGGCGGACGAACCGCTGCGCCAGCAACTGGGTCGACAAGATTGCGGTGAGCGCGAGGTTGTCGCGCGCGGAAACCAGGCGGCCGCCGGTGCATTTGCGCACCAGCTTGTCGACGGCGGCGGGGGCGAACAGCCCGACCTTGGCGAGCGTGGCCGGTGCAAGCATGTCGGTGACATAGGGCGGCGCCGCCGGGCCGACGAATGCGCGGCCTTCGGGTGCGCGATAGGGCTGCTTGGGCCGGTCGGCGATCATGGCCGGCACCAGGTCGCGCGTCGCCTCGCGCAGAATGTGCTTTTCGCGCAGCACGCGCAGCTTGAGCTGCGGCGGCAGGCGGCCGGCGAAATCGATCAGCCGCGGGTCGAGGAACGGGAAGCGGCTCTCGACCGCGTGCGCCATCGCCACGCGGTCGCTCTGCGACGACAGGATATAGCCCGGCAGCAGGAATGCCATTTCCAGGTACTGCGCCTGCGACAGCGGGTGCCAGCGCGGGAAGTCGGCCGGCAGCCGCTCGCGCAGGTCGGCGAGCGCGTCGTAGCCGGCGAGCCGGTCGCGCAGCTCGGCGGTGTAGAACGCCTTCGCGCCCTGGG is from Blastochloris viridis and encodes:
- a CDS encoding class I adenylate-forming enzyme family protein encodes the protein MRVEDFLIASAAAQPDKIALIAGERRLSYRDLDHASDRLAAALIRHGIQRGDRVVVFLDNCAEAVIAIFAALKAGAVFCPINPSTKAEKVAFLLNDCRASALITGGRLGAVAHKAIASSATVKVTVVANAMGDVPDRWLRLEDALAAACAPPPRPGIGLDLAMLIYTSGSTGLPKGVMMTHQAIVAAATAIASYLGNTADDIVLSVLPVSFNYGLYQVLVTVKTGATLVLEKSFAFPQAVLQKAAAEHVTGLPLVPTMVAVLLRIEDFGPGRLPHLRYLTTASAPLAPSQLTRLAERFPDAELFSMYGQTECTRGTYLPPHELKARPDSVGIAIPGTEATVVDDDGRPVAPGVVGELVIRGPHVMKGYWENPEATARSLRPGPFEWEKVLHTGDLFRTDAAGFLYFVSRKDDIIKTRGEKVSPKEVETVIHALPGVHEVVVVGIDDAVLGTAIKAIVVAEPGALTGQDVIRHCARHLEDFMVPKEVEFRDTLPKSDNGKIDRRAVTTPALEAAT
- a CDS encoding acyl carrier protein, with the protein product MPTTRRAKIRQFIEDNFLFREDRTAIDDAESLIDAGLIDSTGILELVAFLEEEFSIAVADGDVVPENLDSIERIDAYVARRAQAATAA